The Streptomyces durmitorensis genome contains the following window.
CAGGACCGTGCAGATGAGGAGCGAGCCGAGGATGCCGCGCGGCATGTCCCGCTGCGGCATCTTGGTCTCCTCGGCGGCGGTGGCCACGATGTCGAAGCCGATGAAGGCGAAGAAGACGATGGAGGCGGCGGTGAAGATGCCGAGGACGCCGAAGTTGGTGGGCGCGTACCCGAACATCAGCTGGATGAGCGGGGAATCGATGCTGTTGCCCGCCGTCACCTCCTCTGCCTTCGGGATGAACGGCTTGTAGTTGTCGGTGTCGATGAAGAAGGAGCCCGCGATGATGACGATGAGGACGACGGCCACCTTGATGGCGACGATCACCGTGGTGACACGCGCGGACAGCTTCATGCCGAGGACGAGGACGACCGTGAGGAGCAGCACCAGGCCCGTGGCGAGGATGTCGAAGCTGAAGCCCTCGGCGGCATCGGGCCCGGAGAGCGATTCGGGCAGATGCCAGCCCGCGTTGTCCATCAGCGAGCGGACGTAGCCGGACCAGCCGACGGCGACCACCGCCGTGCCGAGGGCGAATTCCAGGACCAGGTCCCAGCCGATGGTCCAGGCGGGCAGCTCGCCGAGCGAGGCGTACGAGAAGGTGTACGCCGATCCGGCCACCGGCACGGTGGAGGCGAACTCCGCGTAGCAGAGCGCCGCGAGGGCGCAGACGACGCCGGCGACGGCGAAGGCGATCGCGGTGGCGGGCCCCGCGGTCTCCTTGGCCACCGCTCCGGTCAGCACGAAGATGCCGGTGCCGATGACGACGCCGACGCCGAAGACCGTGAGATCGAGGGCGGACAGCGACTTCTTGAGCGCGTGCTCGGGCTCCTCGGTGTCCTGGATGGACTGCTCGATGCTCTTCGTTCTGAAAAGACTGCTTGCCACGGACCTACCTCCACGCTTGTCGTCCCCGACATGATCGAGAGGGCGAGTACCCCGTAGGCCCCGGCGCGAGCCTATTCACGCGAATGGGCCGGTTCCACCACCCGTACAGGGTGCTGAAACCGGCCCATCGGCGGTGCATGTTGACTCAGTCGCGCGCGGGCTCCCCCGCCTCGACGGAGTCCACGGCCGCCGTGCGCTCGAACCGGCCGTCCAGCTTGGCGACCAGGCCGGTGACCTGGCGGGCGATGTCCGGGGCGGTCAGGCCGATCTCGGCCATGATCTCCTTGCGCGACGCGTGGTCGAGGAAGCGCGGCGGGATGCCGAAGTCGCGCAGCGGTACGTCGACGCCCGCGTCGCGCAGGGCCTGGGCGACGGCGGAACCGACGCCGCCCGCGCGGGAGTTGTCCTCGACGGTGACGACCACGCGGTGCTGCTCGGCGAGCGGGGCGAGTGCCTCGTCGACGGGCTTGACCCAGCGGGGGTCGACGACCGTGGTCGTGATGCCCTGCTTGTTCAGGAGGTCCGCGATCTCCAGGCACATGGGCGCGAGGGCGCCCACGGAGACCAGGAGCACGTCGGGGCGGTTCGTGCCCGCCTTGCGCAGGACGTCCATGCCGCCGACCTTGCCGACGGCCTTGACCGCCGGGCCGACCGCGCCCTTCGAGTAGCGAACGACGGTCGGGGCGTCGTCGACCTCGACGGCCTCGCGCAGCTGGAGGCGGACCTGGTCGGCGTCGCGCGGGGCGGCGATCCGCAGGGTCGGCACGCACTGCAGGATCGACATGTCCCACATGCCGTTGTGCGAGGCGCCGTCCGTGCCGGTGACGCCCGCGCGGTCCAGGACGAAGGTGACGCCGCACTTGTGCAGGGCCACGTCCATCAGGAGCTGGTCGAAGGCGCGGTTGAGGAACGTCGCGTACACCGCGAAGACGGGGTGCAGGCCGCCGGTGGCCAGGCCCGCCGCCGACACGGCCGCGTGCTGCTCGGCGATGCCCACGTCGTAGACCCGGTCGGGGAACTCCTCGGCGAACTTCTTCAGGCCCACCGGCTGGAGCATGGCGGCGGTGATCGCGACGATGTCCTCGCGCTCCCTGCCGAGCTTGACCATCTCCTCGCCGAAGACGGACGTCCAGTCCATGCCGGAGGCGGCGATGGGCAGGCCCGTGTCGGGGTGGATCGGGCCGATGCCGTGGAAGTGGTCCGCCTCGTCCTGCTCGGCCGGCTTGTAGCCGCGGCCCTTCTCGGTGATGCAGTGCACGATGACCGGGCCGCCGAAGCGCTTGGCGCGCACCAGGGCGGACTCCAGGGCCTCGATGTCGTGGCCGTCGATCGGGCCGACGTACTTCAGGCCGAGGTCCTCGAACATGCCCTGCGGGGCGATGAAGTCCTTCAGGCCCTTCTTCGCGCCGTGCAGCGTCTCGTAGAGGGGCTTGCCGACGACCGGGGTGCGCTCCAGGAGGTCCTTGCCGCGGGCCAGGAAGCGCTCGTAGCCGTCCGTGGTGCGCAGGGTCGCCAGGTGGTTCGCGAGGCCGCCGATGGTCGGGGCGTACGAACGCTCGTTGTCGTTGACGACGATCACCAGGGGGCGGTCCTTGGCGGCGGCGATGTTGTTCAGCGCCTCCCAGGCCATGCCGCCGGTGAGCGCGCCGTCGCCGATGACGGCGACGACGTGGTCGTCCTTGCCCTGCACCTCGTTGGCCTTGGCGAGGCCGTCGGCCCAGCCGAGGACCGTGGAGGCGTGCGAGTTCTCGATCACGTCGTGCTCGGACTCGGCGCGCGCGGGGTAGCCGGAGAGGCCGCCCTTGGTGCGCAGCTTGCCGAAGTCCTGGCGGCCGGTGAGCAGCTTGTGCACGTAGCTCTGGTGGCCGGTGTCGAAGAGCACCTTGTCCTGCGGGGACTCGAAGACGCGGTGCATGGCGATCGTGAGCTCGACCACGCCGAGGTTGGGGCCGAGGTGGCCGCCTGTCTTGGACACTGCGTCGACGAGGAAGGCGCGGATCTCGCCGGCCAGCTGGTTCAGCTCCTCCGGGCTGAGCCGGTCCAGATCGCGCGGTCCCCTGATGCGGGTCAGCAGCGGCACCCGTGCCTCCTTGCAGTAGAGCTGTTCAAGCGTTGACCGGATTGTTGCCGGGCCTGTTGAGTCTAATGTTCCGTAGCTGAGGACGGCGTCCGGGCCGGATGTTCCGTGTCACGCGAACGGGCGTACATCGGCGGCGGACAGAGAGCTGCCCGGCACCGCTCCATTGCGGTGCCGGGCAGCTCTGCTCTGGGTTCTTCCAGGTCAGGCGCGTCCTGCCGCCTTCTGGCTCCTGCGGGAGACGGAGTCGAGCACGACAGCGGCAAGGAGTACGGCACCCGTGATCATCGACTGCACCGCCTTGCTGGAGCTGCCCGACATGTACAGGCCCGTCATGATCGACTGGATGACCAGGATGCCGAGCAGGGCCGACCAGGGGGTGCCCCGGCCGCCGAAGAGGCTGGTGCCGCCGATGACCGCCGCGGCGATCGCCAGCATCAGGGTGTCACCGCCGCCGAGGTTCGAGTCGGCGACGCCGGACTGGGAGGCGATGAAGAGGCCGCCCAGGCCGCCGAGGAAGCCGGAGATCGTGAACACGGAGATCCGGATCCATACGACGTTGATGCCGGCCCTGCGGGCCGCCTCGACGCCACCGCCGACCGCGAAGACCTGGCGCCCGTAGTTGGTGCGGCGCAGCACGAAGCTGGCGAGGACCACCACGGCGACGAAGACGGTCAGGCCGAGGGGCAGGCCGTCCTCCTGGTTCAGGACGAAGGCCACGACGTAGGCGAGGACCGCGACGACCCCGGTGCGCAGGGCCAGCTCGCTGACCGGGCGGTGCGGCAGGTCGGCGGCCTTGCGGCGCAGACGCTGGCTCCACTGGGAGTAGCCGTACGCGAGGACCGCGACGGTCGCGAGGCCGTAGGCGGCGGCGACATCGCTGAAGTAGTAGTTGTTCAGGTTGTAG
Protein-coding sequences here:
- a CDS encoding sugar ABC transporter permease encodes the protein MSETVNTPPQKVDAQAPAAAAIPVVDPRLLVREQGFAGYLTEFKRKIKGGELGSIPVVTGLIVIWAIFEITTGRFLDPSNLSNIAQYIVGPGLIATGIVFVLLLGEIDLSVGSVAGLTAAVSSVLAIKQDVNEGLAVIVGLAAAAAIGALHGFFFAKIGVPAFVVTLAGFLGWSGLQLYVLGNTLSLNNLSDGIIYNLNNYYFSDVAAAYGLATVAVLAYGYSQWSQRLRRKAADLPHRPVSELALRTGVVAVLAYVVAFVLNQEDGLPLGLTVFVAVVVLASFVLRRTNYGRQVFAVGGGVEAARRAGINVVWIRISVFTISGFLGGLGGLFIASQSGVADSNLGGGDTLMLAIAAAVIGGTSLFGGRGTPWSALLGILVIQSIMTGLYMSGSSSKAVQSMITGAVLLAAVVLDSVSRRSQKAAGRA
- the dxs gene encoding 1-deoxy-D-xylulose-5-phosphate synthase, with protein sequence MPLLTRIRGPRDLDRLSPEELNQLAGEIRAFLVDAVSKTGGHLGPNLGVVELTIAMHRVFESPQDKVLFDTGHQSYVHKLLTGRQDFGKLRTKGGLSGYPARAESEHDVIENSHASTVLGWADGLAKANEVQGKDDHVVAVIGDGALTGGMAWEALNNIAAAKDRPLVIVVNDNERSYAPTIGGLANHLATLRTTDGYERFLARGKDLLERTPVVGKPLYETLHGAKKGLKDFIAPQGMFEDLGLKYVGPIDGHDIEALESALVRAKRFGGPVIVHCITEKGRGYKPAEQDEADHFHGIGPIHPDTGLPIAASGMDWTSVFGEEMVKLGREREDIVAITAAMLQPVGLKKFAEEFPDRVYDVGIAEQHAAVSAAGLATGGLHPVFAVYATFLNRAFDQLLMDVALHKCGVTFVLDRAGVTGTDGASHNGMWDMSILQCVPTLRIAAPRDADQVRLQLREAVEVDDAPTVVRYSKGAVGPAVKAVGKVGGMDVLRKAGTNRPDVLLVSVGALAPMCLEIADLLNKQGITTTVVDPRWVKPVDEALAPLAEQHRVVVTVEDNSRAGGVGSAVAQALRDAGVDVPLRDFGIPPRFLDHASRKEIMAEIGLTAPDIARQVTGLVAKLDGRFERTAAVDSVEAGEPARD
- a CDS encoding amino acid permease, with amino-acid sequence MASSLFRTKSIEQSIQDTEEPEHALKKSLSALDLTVFGVGVVIGTGIFVLTGAVAKETAGPATAIAFAVAGVVCALAALCYAEFASTVPVAGSAYTFSYASLGELPAWTIGWDLVLEFALGTAVVAVGWSGYVRSLMDNAGWHLPESLSGPDAAEGFSFDILATGLVLLLTVVLVLGMKLSARVTTVIVAIKVAVVLIVIIAGSFFIDTDNYKPFIPKAEEVTAGNSIDSPLIQLMFGYAPTNFGVLGIFTAASIVFFAFIGFDIVATAAEETKMPQRDMPRGILGSLLICTVLYVAVSIVVTGMQHYSELSVDAPLADAFKATGHPFYGGVISFGAAVGLTTVCMILLLGQTRVFFAMSRDGLLPRFFSHVHPKYRTPHRPTILLGVLIAILAGFTSLDELAELVNIGTLFAFVVVALSVIILRRTRPDLPRAFRTPLVPLVPILSVAASVWLMLNLPAETWLRFGVWMALGFVVYFVYGRSHSLLGRRGKQETQAGDAQ